A single region of the Ziziphus jujuba cultivar Dongzao chromosome 10, ASM3175591v1 genome encodes:
- the LOC107411034 gene encoding ribulose bisphosphate carboxylase/oxygenase activase, chloroplastic-like (The RefSeq protein has 1 substitution compared to this genomic sequence), protein MAATISTVGTVNRTPLSLNSSVSGVSVPSSAFFGSSLKKVGSRFNYQKIASGNLKVAAEYDEEKQTNKDRWQGLAYDISDDQQDITRGKGMVDTLFQAPMQSGTHYAVMSSYEYLSTGLRQYMDNNMDGFYIAPAFMDKLVVHITKNFLTLPNIKVPLILGIWGGKGQGKSFQCELVFAKMGINPIMMSAGELESGNAGEPAKLIRQRYREAADIIKKGKMCCLFINDLDAGAGRLGGTTQYTVNNQMVNATLMNIADNPTNVQLPGMYNKEENPRVPIIVTGNDFSTLYAPLIRDGRMEKFYWAPTREDRIGVCTGIFRTDNIPPEDIVKLVDTFPGQSIDFFGALRARVYDDEVRKWVSGVGVESIGKKLVNSKEGPPTFEQPKMTLEKLLEYGNMLVQEQQNVKRVQLADKYLSEAALGDANDDSIKSGSFYGKAAQQINVPIPEGCTDPSASNFDPTARSVNGSCQY, encoded by the exons ATGGCTGCCACAATTTCAACTGTTGGAACCGTTAACAGAACTCCT TTGAGCTTGAATAGCTCTGTTTCTGGAGTCTCAGTCCCAAGCTCTGCTTTCTTTGGAAGTAGCTTGAAGAAGGTAGGTTCAAGATTCAACTACCAGAAGATTGCATCTGGGAACTTAAAGGTGGCTGCTGAATATGATGAGGAGAAGCAGACTAACAAGGACAGATGGCAAGGCCTTGCCTATGACATTTCTGATGACCAGCAAGACATAACGAGAGGAAAGGGAATGGTTGATACTCTCTTCCAAGCTCCCATGCAGAGTGGAACTCACTATGCCGTCATGAGCTCATACGAATATCTTAGTACCGGACTTCGCCA ATACATGGATAACAATATGGATGGGTTTTACATAGCTCCGGCTTTCATGGACAAACTGGTGGTTCACATCACAAAGAACTTCCTGACATTGCCTAACATTAAG GTTCCTCTCATTCTTGGTATTTGGGGAGGAAAAGGTCAAGGAAAATCTTTCCAATGTGAGCTTGTGTTTGCCAAGATGGGAATCAA CCCTATCATGATGAGTGCTGGAGAATTGGAAAGTGGAAACGCAGGAGAGCCTGCAAAATTGATCAGACAGAGGTACCGTGAGGCTGCTGACATtatcaagaaaggaaaaatgtgCTGCCTCTTCATCAATGATCTTGATGCCGGTGCTGGTAGGCTTGGTGGAACTACACAGTACACTGTGAACAACCAAATGGTGAATGCTACTCTCATGAACATTGCTGATAACCCAACAAATGTCCAGCTTCCTGGTATGTACAACAAGGAGGAAAATCCCCGTGTCCCCATCATTGTCACTGGTAACGACTTCTCCACGTTGTATGCCCCTCTCATCCGTGATGGTCGTATGGAGAAATTCTACTGGGCTCCCACCAGGGAAGACAGGATTGGTGTATGCACTGGAATCTTCAGGACTGACAATATTCCCCCTGAGGATATTGTCAAGCTTGTAGATACATTCCCTGGTCAATCTATTG ATTTCTTCGGTGCGCTAAGAGCTCGAGTATATGATGATGAAGTGAGGAAGTGGGTATCAGGTGTTGGAGTTGAAAGCATTGGAAAGAAGCTTGTAAACTCTAAAGAGGGCCCTCCTACTTTTGAGCAGCCTAAAATGACCCTCGAAAAACTCCTCGAGTATGGTAACATGCTTGTTCAGGAGCAGCAGAATGTGAAGAGAGTTCAGTTGGCTGACAAGTACTTGAGCGAGGCAGCACTTGGGGACGCAAATGACGATTCCATCAAAAGTGGATCCTTCTATG GGAAAGCAGCCCAACAAATTAATGTACCAATTCCTGAAGGCTGCACTGACCCATCAGCGTCAAACTTTGACCCAACTGCTAGGAGTGACAACGGTAGCTGCCAGTATTGA
- the LOC107410996 gene encoding L-type lectin-domain containing receptor kinase IV.2-like gives MYYCYQFDQSLFLIFSMGTRMLFCLTMLSNIHFFLAQDENQFIYNGFNGANLHLDGVAKIHPNGLLHLTNTSILQKGYAFYKIPISFNTSSSASIPFPSFSTNFVFAIVSQIPSISGQGLAFAISPSMGFSQALASQYMGLFNLSNNGLPTNHVLAIELDTVKNPEFEDINSNHVGIDVNGMISVESAPATYFSTEEGKNISLMISNSDPTQLWIDYDAAKKLLNVTVAPIRSSKPNRPLLSTSIDLSLVLLENMYVGFSSATGPAASEHYVLGWSFNRTGPAQNLDISKLPLLPPKRKSNQKPSSINIVLPIVATVVLVIFIGAVYFVRKKKYEEVREDWETEYGPQRFSYKNLYIATKGFKEKELLGAGGFGKVYRGTLPNSNLQIAVKRVSHDSKQGMKEFIAEIASMKRLRHRNLVQLLGYCRRKGELLLVYDYMPNGSLDRFLFSRIKQNLSWFHRFTVLKDVASALLYLHEEWEQVVLHRDIKSSNVLLDADFNGRLGDFGLARLYDHGTNPQTTHVVGTVGYLAPELSRTGKATSGTDVFAFGVFILEVACGRRPTDLHGVPEDESLVDWVLSCWRRGAILDVVDPKLEGKYLIEEMELVLKVALLCSHPFPAMRPNMRQVMQYLEGNASLPEIQADSSICTSPFTPTNEESELVFSISSSYGKWSVHSMSSNE, from the coding sequence ATGTACTATTGCTACCAATTCGATCAATCTTTGTTCCTAATTTTCTCAATGGGTACTAGAATGCTATTCTGTTTGACCATGCTTTCCaatattcatttctttttggCTCAAGATGAAAACCAGTTCATTTACAATGGCTTCAATGGGGCCAATCTGCATCTTGATGGAGTTGCAAAAATCCACCCAAATGGTTTGTTGCATCTTACCAACACCTCAATATTACAAAAGGGATATGCTTTCTACAAAATTCCCATAAGTTTCAACACGTCCTCCTCTGCTTCGATTCCATTTCCTTCATTTTCCACAAACTTTGTGTTTGCAATAGTTTCCCAGATCCCAAGTATTAGTGGCCAGGGCCTTGCTTTCGCCATCTCACCATCGATGGGCTTCAGCCAAGCTCTTGCAAGTCAGTACATGGGATTATTCAATTTGTCAAACAATGGCCTTCCTACAAACCATGTGTTGGCAATCGAGCTTGACACAGTTAAGAACCCCGAATTCGAAGATATAAATAGCAACCATGTGGGAATTGATGTGAACGGCATGATATCAGTTGAGTCAGCTCCTGCAACTTACTTTTCTACTGAAGAAGGGAAGAATATAAGCTTGATGATCTCAAATAGTGATCCAACGCAGCTTTGGATAGACTATGATGCAGCAAAAAAATTACTCAATGTAACTGTAGCGCCAATAAGGAGCTCGAAACCAAACCGGCCTCTCTTGTCAACATCAATTGATCTTTCCCTAgttcttttagaaaatatgtatgTTGGTTTCTCTTCAGCTACAGGGCCAGCTGCAAGTGAGCATTATGTGCTTGGATGGAGCTTCAACAGGACTGGACCAGCACAGAATCTTGATATATCAAAGCTTCCTCTGCTTCCTCCGAAGAGAAAGAGTAACCAGAAGCCAAGTAGTATAAATATAGTATTACCTATAGTAGCAACTGTTGTTCTGGTCATATTTATTGGAGCTGTTTACTTCGTAAGGAAGAAAAAATATGAAGAAGTACGGGAAGATTGGGAAACAGAATATGGTCCTCAAAGGTTCTCCTACAAGAATCTCTATATAGCAACAAAAGGTTTCAAAGAAAAGGAGCTTCTTGGAGCAGGAGGTTTTGGAAAGGTTTATAGAGGAACACTTCCTAATTCCAACTTGCAGATAGCCGTGAAGAGAGTTTCCCATGATTCAAAACAAGGGATGAAAGAATTTATTGCTGAGATAGCCAGCATGAAAAGGCTTAGGCATAGAAATTTGGTGCAGCTCCTTGGCTATTGCCGACGAAAGGGTGAACTACTCTTGGTCTATGATTATATGCCCAATGGAAGCCTTGACAGGTTCTTGTTCAgcagaataaaacaaaaccTCAGTTGGTTCCACAGATTTACAGTTCTCAAAGATGTAGCATCTGCACTTCTTTACCTCCATGAAGAGTGGGAACAGGTTGTCTTGCATAGAGATATAAAATCTAGCAATGTTCTACTAGATGCTGATTTTAATGGAAGGCTTGGAGATTTTGGGCTTGCTAGATTATATGACCATGGTACCAATCCTCAAACCACTCATGTAGTTGGGACTGTGGGTTATTTGGCTCCTGAGCTTTCTAGGACTGGAAAGGCAACTTCTGGCACTGACGTCTTTGCTTTTGGTGTTTTTATTCTTGAAGTGGCCTGTGGAAGGAGGCCTACAGACCTACATGGTGTACCTGAAGACGAAAGTTTGGTGGATTGGGTCCTTAGTTGCTGGAGGAGAGGAGCAATCCTTGATGTAGTTGATCCTAAGTTGGAAGGTAAATATTTAATAGAAGAGATGGAGTTGGTTTTAAAAGTTGCCCTGCTTTGTTCGCATCCTTTTCCGGCAATGAGGCCCAACATGAGGCAAGTGATGCAGTATTTGGAGGGAAATGCTAGTTTGCCAGAAATTCAAGCTGATAGTAGCATATGTACAAGTCCATTTACTCCAACCAATGAAGAATCTGAACTGGTATTTTCAATTTCATCTTCATATGGAAAGTGGTCTGTTCATTCCATGTCAAGCAATGAATAA
- the LOC107411010 gene encoding L-type lectin-domain containing receptor kinase SIT2-like, producing MLINFFSLLLKLHMATSLKEFHFLIILCLLFIHFSLAQDGNQFIYNGFQGANLHLDGIAKIHPNGLLQLTNTSKQQMGHAFYRIPLSFNTYSSGLMTNLSFSTNFVFAMVPELPNLGGHGIAFTISPTMNFSHALQSQFFGIFNPSNWSLPANHVVAIELDTSMSIEFEDIDKNHVGVDVNSPKSIEAAPTSYFSDKERKNISLELISGNPMQLWIDYDEAEKTLNVTIAPVKIPKPNRPLLSTAIDLSQILLEYMYVGFSSSTGTFASDHYILGWSFNKSGQAQSLEISKLPSLPPQKRKKKSFKMILILPLAAAVVLIIVIGASYFIRSKKYEEVLEEWETEYGPHRFSYKNLYRATNGFKERELLGRGGFGKVYRGKLHNSNQQIAVKRVSHDSKQGMKEFVAEIASIGRLRHRNLVQLLGYCRRRGELLLVYDYMPNGSLDKFLFNNVKPNLNWFQRFRILKGVASALLYLHEEWEQVVLHRDVKASNVLLDADLNGRLGDFGLARLYDHGSNPQTTHVVGTLGYLAPELARTGKATTSTDVFAFGIFMLEVACGRRPTNLQGVREGVILLDWVLECWKGGAILDASDPKLEGNYLTKEMELVLKLGLLCSHPLPEMRPSMRQVLQYFDGDATLQEMQPDSLSINTSTESNEALQLVMSFGYSFGKYSAHSLSSNESILDKTR from the coding sequence ATGCTtatcaattttttctctttgttgctGAAGTTGCACATGGCTACAAGTCTAAAAGAATTTCACTTTCTGATAATTCTATGTTTGTTGTTCATCCACTTCTCCTTGGCTCAAGATGGAAACCAATTTATTTACAATGGTTTCCAAGGAGCCAATCTGCATCTTGATGGAATCGCAAAAATCCACCCCAATGGTTTATTGCAGCTCACTAACACTTCCAAGCAACAAATGGGTCATGCTTTCTACagaattcctttaagtttcaacACATATTCCTCTGGTTTGATGACGAATCTTTCGTTTTCTACAAATTTCGTATTTGCCATGGTTCCCGAATTGCCAAATCTTGGTGGCCATGGGATAGCCTTCACCATCTCACCAACTATGAATTTCAGCCATGCTCTACAAAGTCAGTTTTTCGGAATATTTAATCCTTCAAACTGGAGCCTCCCTGCAAACCATGTGGTGGCGATTGAGCTAGATACAAGTATGAGTATTGAATTTGAAGACATAGATAAAAACCATGTAGGAGTTGATGTGAACAGCCCGAAATCAATTGAAGCAGCTCCTACAAGTTACTTTTCTgataaagaaaggaagaatataagcTTGGAACTCATAAGTGGAAATCCAATGCAGCTTTGGATAGACTATGATGAAGCAGAAAAAACACTCAATGTGACTATTGCCCCAGTAAAAATTCCAAAGCCAAATCGACCTCTCTTGTCAACAGCCATAGATCTTTCTCAAATTCTTTTGGAATATATGTATGTTGGTTTCTCTTCATCCACTGGCACATTTGCAAGTGACCACTATATTCTTGGATGGAGCTTTAATAAAAGTGGACAAGCACAAAGTCTCGAAATTTCAAAGCTTCCTTCCCTTCCtccacaaaaaagaaagaaaaagtcatttaaaatgattttgatATTACCTTTAGCAGCTGCAGTTGTCTTGATCATTGTGATTGGAGCCTCTTACTTCATAAGGAGTAAAAAATATGAAGAAGTGCTTGAAGAATGGGAAACAGAATATGGTCCTCACAGATTCTCCTATAAGAATCTCTATAGAGCAACCAACGGCTTCAAGGAAAGGGAGCTCCTTGGAAGAGGTGGTTTTGGAAAGGTTTATAGAGGAAAACTACATAATTCAAACCAGCAGATAGCAGTTAAGAGAGTGTCCCATGATTCAAAACAAGGGATGAAAGAATTTGTTGCTGAAATTGCTAGCATAGGAAGGCTAAGGCATAGAAACTTGGTGCAGCTCCTTGGATATTGCAGGAGAAGAGGAGAACTACTCTTGGTCTATGATTATATGCCCAATGGAAGCCTCGACAAGTTCTTGTTCAACAATGTAAAGCCAAACCTCAATTGGTTTCAAAGATTTAGAATTCTAAAAGGTGTAGCATCTGCTCTTCTTTACCTCCATGAAGAGTGGGAACAAGTAGTTTTGCATAGAGATGTAAAGGCTAGCAATGTTCTATTAGATGCTGATTTAAATGGAAGGCTTGGAGATTTTGGCCTTGCTAGATTGTATGACCATGGTTCCAATCCTCAAACCACTCATGTGGTTGGGACTCTGGGTTATCTGGCTCCTGAGCTTGCCCGAACAGGAAAGGCAACTACCAGCACGGATGTGTTTGCTTTTGGGATTTTTATGCTCGAGGTGGCTTGTGGAAGGAGGCCTACAAACCTACAAGGAGTTCGTGAAGGGGTTATTCTGTTGGATTGGGTCTTGGAATGCTGGAAAGGAGGTGCAATCCTTGATGCTAGTGATCCTAAATTGGAAGGTAATTACTTGACAAAGGAGATGGAGTTGGTTTTGAAACTTGGTCTGCTTTGTTCACACcctttgccggaaatgaggccCAGCATGAGGCAAGTGTTGCAGTATTTCGATGGCGATGCTACTTTGCAGGAAATGCAACCTGATAGTCTTAGTATAAATACATCTACGGAAAGTAATGAAGCATTGCAGTTGGTTATGTCATTTGGTTATTCGTTTGGAAAGTATTCCGCTCATTCCTTGTCAAGTAATGAATCAATCTTGGACAAAACGCGTTAA